The Chitinophagales bacterium genome contains a region encoding:
- a CDS encoding glycogen/starch synthase, whose protein sequence is MDKKRVLIITQEMKPYLVLSEIARITNQLPVHLQNQGMEIRVLMPRFGSINERRHRLHEVVRLSGINIIIDDDDFPLIIKVASLPGARLQVYFLDNEDFFKRKFDFTDEGQKFYDDNAERMIFFCKGALETVKKFGWPPDIIHCHGWMTSLIPMYIKTVYKKEPVFHNAKVIFSVYDNAFQGALAKTFQTKALIHKDIKETDFEPFKKADFNSLTKGGITHADAVILGDKKVDKTIKTYIKAANKPILDFVNGEEYLGAYQEFYQTLLKK, encoded by the coding sequence ATGGATAAGAAAAGAGTGCTGATCATCACCCAGGAGATGAAACCCTATCTGGTGTTATCAGAAATTGCACGCATCACCAACCAGTTGCCGGTTCATTTACAAAATCAAGGTATGGAAATTCGGGTGCTGATGCCTCGGTTTGGCAGCATTAATGAGCGACGGCATCGTCTTCATGAAGTGGTACGTCTTTCCGGTATCAATATCATTATCGATGATGATGATTTCCCCCTGATTATTAAGGTTGCTTCTCTTCCCGGGGCGCGCCTCCAGGTTTATTTTCTCGATAATGAAGATTTTTTTAAGCGCAAATTCGATTTCACAGACGAAGGGCAAAAGTTTTATGATGACAATGCAGAGCGCATGATTTTTTTCTGCAAAGGTGCCCTGGAAACGGTTAAAAAATTTGGATGGCCACCGGATATTATCCATTGCCATGGCTGGATGACAAGCCTTATTCCAATGTATATTAAAACAGTTTATAAAAAAGAACCCGTCTTCCACAATGCGAAAGTGATCTTTTCCGTTTACGATAATGCTTTTCAGGGGGCATTGGCAAAAACCTTTCAAACCAAGGCGCTCATCCATAAAGATATTAAAGAAACAGATTTTGAACCTTTCAAAAAAGCGGATTTTAATAGCCTCACCAAAGGTGGTATCACCCATGCTGACGCTGTTATTTTAGGAGATAAAAAGGTAGACAAAACTATTAAAACGTATATAAAAGCGGCAAATAAGCCCATACTGGATTTTGTTAATGGAGAGGAATATTTGGGTGCTTACCAGGAATTCTATCAAACACTATTGAAGAAGTAG
- a CDS encoding DUF4270 domain-containing protein: MKIRMLFFGLVSGIISTFFLSCNKNTPIGVDILPSGDFINGVFSDTFSLISTTVRQDSVKTSTLFNNVLGNMLDPVFGKTYAAIFTELKLPTNSVDFGTPDTLFIDSVVLTLAYAGIYGFSDVPQSISVFEVTEPLSPLPADGYYSDKFFSVNPEPIGSRQFLVPDLTDTVIVLGLPFPPHLRIRLSDSFGQNILNQSGGTNLSTDTLFREFLKGLLIAPDTVSTPNSASLIYLNLLSPTSGLRLYWHTPKTTSQAFVLPITTDIVKTNYYRHNYSGSEVEKHLQFQSSEGDSIVYVQPLGGVKTRINIPALNTLKNVLINKAEIIITQAPDPQNSDTAYTTPTILYLAASDSLGRNISLPDQLLVFPSPGGQRTFVTNSSGATVAQYHFSIAKQLQLIIDQKKTDYGLFIIPYSPGENAARLRAGGSNRNDDMKMRLDLIYTNLK, encoded by the coding sequence ATGAAGATCAGAATGTTGTTTTTTGGGCTGGTTTCAGGCATCATCAGTACCTTTTTTCTTAGCTGTAATAAGAATACTCCAATAGGAGTAGATATTTTGCCATCGGGAGATTTTATAAATGGCGTTTTTTCAGATACCTTTTCTCTTATTTCAACTACTGTAAGGCAGGATTCAGTAAAGACAAGTACCCTCTTTAATAATGTATTGGGGAATATGCTGGACCCCGTTTTTGGAAAAACCTATGCTGCTATTTTCACTGAATTAAAACTCCCTACTAATTCTGTAGATTTTGGTACTCCTGATACCCTTTTTATAGATTCTGTTGTGCTTACACTTGCCTATGCGGGTATATACGGTTTCAGTGATGTTCCCCAATCAATTTCAGTTTTTGAAGTAACGGAACCGTTGAGTCCGCTTCCAGCCGATGGCTATTACTCTGATAAATTTTTTTCAGTAAATCCGGAACCTATCGGGAGCCGTCAATTTTTAGTGCCTGATTTAACTGACACGGTTATAGTTTTGGGTTTGCCGTTTCCGCCCCACCTGCGCATACGCCTTTCTGATAGTTTCGGTCAGAATATATTGAATCAGTCCGGCGGGACTAACCTTTCAACTGATACCCTGTTTCGGGAATTCCTTAAGGGACTGCTGATTGCACCCGATACGGTAAGCACACCAAACTCAGCAAGCCTCATCTATCTCAACCTGTTATCACCAACCAGTGGTCTTCGCCTTTACTGGCATACCCCAAAAACCACTTCACAGGCATTTGTGCTGCCTATTACAACCGATATCGTTAAAACCAATTATTACCGGCATAATTATTCAGGGTCCGAAGTTGAAAAGCATCTTCAGTTTCAATCTTCTGAAGGCGATAGTATTGTCTATGTTCAGCCTTTGGGCGGAGTAAAAACCCGTATTAATATTCCGGCGCTCAATACTTTAAAGAATGTTCTGATTAATAAAGCGGAGATCATCATTACCCAGGCTCCGGATCCGCAAAATTCCGATACCGCTTATACAACACCTACTATTTTATATCTGGCGGCGAGTGATTCTCTAGGCCGTAATATATCCCTTCCTGATCAGCTGCTTGTTTTCCCTTCGCCAGGCGGTCAGCGAACATTTGTAACCAATTCTTCCGGCGCAACCGTAGCGCAATATCATTTCAGCATTGCAAAACAGCTTCAATTAATTATTGATCAAAAGAAAACTGATTATGGGTTATTCATCATTCCCTATAGTCCGGGTGAAAATGCAGCAAGGTTAAGAGCAGGAGGGTCCAACCGCAATGATGATATGAAGATGAGGTTAGACCTGATCTATACAAATTTAAAATAA
- the glmS gene encoding glutamine--fructose-6-phosphate transaminase (isomerizing), whose product MCGIVGYIGNKQAFPILMKGLHRLEYRGYDSAGVALINGDIKIYKKAGKVSTLAEFCQDKDTEGTIGIGHTRWATHGEPNDINAHPHFSEKENLAIIHNGIIENYAPLKEELLQRGHHFKSETDTEVLIHLIEDIQQNEGVNLEEAVRIALNEVIGAYAIVIISKENPDIIIAARKGSPLVIGVGEKEFFVASDATPIVEYTKNVVYMNDEEIATMHRNGKLSIMTIGNKMKTPYIQELELKLEMLEKGGFDHFMLKEIYEQPHSIRDSLRGRLNTYTGKIKLGGFSEYEQKLVNAKGLTMVACGTSWHASIVGEYLFEDLARIPVEVEYASEFRYRNPIVNPADIIIAVSQSGETADTLAAIELAKSKDATVFGICNVVGSSIARSTHAGSYTHAGPEIGVASTKAFTAQVSVLSMLALRVARERGTITQSRYHQLINELDVIPEKVKEVLKTNDQIKYISDFFKDMRNFLYLGRGYNFPVALEGALKLKEISYIHAEGYPAAEMKHGPIALIDEEMPVVVLATKGGPYDKIISNIQEVKARRGRIIAIVTKGDKIIRDLAEFVIEIPETEEALTPLLSVIPLQLLAYHIAVIRGCNVDQPRNLAKSVTVE is encoded by the coding sequence ATGTGTGGAATAGTTGGTTACATAGGAAATAAGCAGGCATTTCCGATTTTGATGAAAGGATTACACCGTTTGGAATACCGCGGATATGACAGCGCCGGTGTGGCCCTTATTAATGGGGATATTAAAATCTATAAGAAAGCTGGGAAAGTGAGTACTCTGGCAGAGTTTTGTCAGGATAAAGATACGGAAGGCACCATTGGTATTGGCCACACCCGATGGGCAACCCACGGGGAACCAAACGATATTAATGCACATCCCCATTTTTCTGAAAAAGAAAATCTCGCCATTATTCACAATGGAATTATTGAAAATTATGCGCCTCTAAAAGAAGAGCTTTTACAGCGGGGCCACCATTTTAAATCCGAAACTGACACGGAAGTGCTGATTCATCTTATAGAGGATATTCAGCAAAACGAAGGAGTGAATTTAGAAGAAGCCGTGCGCATTGCATTAAATGAAGTAATAGGAGCCTATGCCATAGTTATCATCTCTAAAGAAAATCCTGATATTATTATAGCTGCCCGAAAAGGCAGTCCGCTGGTGATAGGAGTAGGAGAAAAAGAATTTTTTGTCGCCTCAGATGCCACACCCATTGTAGAATACACTAAAAATGTGGTGTACATGAACGATGAGGAAATTGCTACTATGCACCGTAATGGAAAGCTGAGCATCATGACCATCGGAAATAAGATGAAGACGCCCTATATACAGGAGCTCGAGCTGAAGCTTGAGATGCTTGAGAAAGGCGGGTTTGACCATTTTATGCTGAAAGAAATTTATGAACAACCTCATTCTATCCGGGATTCGTTGCGTGGGCGCTTAAATACTTATACAGGAAAAATAAAGCTCGGCGGCTTTTCAGAATATGAGCAAAAGCTTGTAAATGCAAAAGGACTGACGATGGTGGCATGCGGCACATCCTGGCATGCAAGTATTGTGGGCGAATATTTATTTGAAGATCTTGCCCGCATTCCGGTAGAGGTGGAATATGCCTCTGAGTTTCGGTATCGCAACCCCATTGTAAATCCTGCAGATATAATTATTGCAGTGTCGCAGTCGGGCGAGACGGCCGATACCCTGGCTGCCATCGAGCTTGCAAAGTCAAAGGATGCTACCGTTTTTGGTATTTGTAATGTAGTAGGATCGTCTATAGCTCGCAGCACCCACGCAGGATCATATACTCACGCAGGCCCTGAGATAGGGGTGGCCTCTACAAAAGCTTTTACAGCACAGGTCTCCGTTTTAAGTATGCTGGCTTTAAGGGTTGCCCGTGAGCGGGGAACCATTACACAATCACGCTACCACCAGCTTATTAATGAGCTGGATGTGATTCCGGAAAAGGTGAAGGAGGTGCTAAAAACAAATGATCAGATTAAGTACATCTCAGACTTTTTTAAAGACATGAGGAATTTTCTTTACCTGGGAAGGGGATATAATTTCCCGGTAGCATTGGAAGGGGCACTTAAGCTCAAAGAAATATCCTACATCCATGCAGAAGGCTATCCTGCTGCGGAGATGAAGCATGGCCCCATTGCGCTGATCGACGAAGAAATGCCCGTGGTAGTGTTAGCTACAAAAGGGGGTCCTTATGATAAGATTATTTCCAATATACAGGAGGTGAAAGCGCGGCGTGGAAGAATTATTGCCATTGTAACAAAAGGCGACAAGATTATCCGCGACCTTGCTGAATTCGTGATAGAAATTCCGGAAACGGAAGAGGCACTTACACCACTGCTGTCCGTCATTCCTTTACAGTTGCTGGCGTATCACATAGCTGTTATCAGGGGTTGTAATGTTGATCAGCCCCGGAACCTTGCCAAGAGTGTTACCGTGGAATAA
- a CDS encoding tetratricopeptide repeat protein, with protein MQFLKKNFYIISITILVLFVAMILIFRKPVPEIPPLKNRIGAIGMGSEWTNTRQTIDALLEKIRQQPNDPKLKITLAQAYIQEARITGDHAYYDPAVIKILNAVLQKDPNNIEALTTLATAYLSQHHFDTGLQIGKQAQKVAPMTSMVYGILTDAYVELGKYDSAVMMADKMCAIRPDLRSYSRISYVREIYGDYPGATAAMKMAVQAGYPGLEQTAWVRCYLGKLYEITGNLDSASLHYQIALGERPNYAYAIAGLGRVALAKKNYAEAIKDYEEANSLIKDNAFGDELVDLYTDNHETKKADSLMEEVIKDLNAQANSNDNDPNAGHYADKELAYAYLKLKQNDQALKHAEIEYNRRPDNIEINEMMSWVYYKRGEYAKSLPYIEKAMRTGSQNAVMLCRAGLIYEKNNNPQKGTVLIKRASTINPYLPQDLITEATPYMPLAGN; from the coding sequence ATGCAATTCCTTAAGAAAAATTTTTACATCATATCCATTACCATTCTCGTCCTCTTTGTAGCGATGATCCTTATTTTTAGAAAACCTGTACCGGAAATTCCACCTCTCAAAAACAGGATCGGTGCAATAGGCATGGGCAGTGAATGGACGAACACCAGGCAAACTATTGATGCGCTCCTGGAGAAAATCCGCCAGCAGCCCAATGACCCTAAGCTGAAGATCACGCTCGCACAGGCATATATCCAGGAGGCACGCATTACCGGTGACCATGCATATTATGATCCGGCTGTAATTAAAATTCTCAATGCGGTGCTGCAAAAGGATCCAAATAATATTGAAGCACTTACCACACTTGCCACCGCTTACCTTTCGCAGCATCATTTCGATACCGGACTGCAGATTGGGAAACAGGCACAAAAGGTAGCACCAATGACTTCTATGGTATATGGCATTCTTACCGATGCTTACGTTGAACTTGGAAAGTACGATAGTGCCGTGATGATGGCGGATAAGATGTGCGCCATACGACCCGACCTGCGATCTTATTCACGAATTTCTTATGTACGGGAAATTTATGGTGATTACCCTGGTGCTACAGCAGCTATGAAAATGGCAGTGCAGGCTGGCTATCCTGGTTTGGAGCAAACGGCATGGGTACGTTGTTATCTGGGAAAGCTCTATGAAATAACAGGCAACCTCGATAGTGCTTCACTTCATTACCAGATTGCCCTTGGTGAACGCCCCAATTATGCTTATGCCATAGCAGGACTAGGAAGGGTTGCGCTCGCCAAAAAGAACTATGCTGAAGCAATAAAAGACTATGAAGAAGCCAACTCTTTGATAAAAGACAATGCTTTCGGAGATGAACTGGTCGATTTGTATACTGATAACCATGAAACAAAAAAGGCTGATTCGCTGATGGAGGAAGTAATCAAAGATCTTAATGCTCAGGCAAATTCCAATGATAATGATCCAAATGCAGGTCACTATGCAGATAAAGAATTGGCCTATGCGTATCTGAAACTGAAGCAAAATGATCAGGCTTTGAAACATGCAGAGATAGAATACAATCGGAGGCCGGATAACATCGAGATTAATGAAATGATGAGCTGGGTATATTATAAGCGGGGTGAATATGCAAAGTCATTGCCCTATATTGAAAAAGCAATGCGCACCGGCTCACAAAACGCGGTAATGCTGTGCAGGGCAGGGCTGATCTATGAAAAAAATAATAATCCTCAGAAAGGAACAGTGCTTATAAAAAGAGCATCTACTATAAATCCCTATTTACCCCAGGATTTAATTACGGAAGCGACACCGTATATGCCATTGGCGGGAAATTGA
- the umuD gene encoding translesion error-prone DNA polymerase V autoproteolytic subunit, whose product MPVKILYFPVAVSAGLPALVADYMEESTDLNELLIKNPSSTFLVKIEGESMVDFHIPPFSKVLVDRSRHPSSGDIIVGVMNGEFIIKQLCIAYGTVMLVPGNPRYKTIHVTEEMHFSVWGVVTQIFIDPKNII is encoded by the coding sequence ATGCCGGTTAAAATTTTATATTTTCCAGTTGCTGTTTCAGCAGGTTTACCTGCGCTTGTTGCGGATTACATGGAAGAAAGCACGGATCTGAATGAGCTTCTTATCAAAAATCCATCTTCCACATTTCTTGTTAAAATAGAGGGAGAATCCATGGTTGATTTTCACATTCCTCCCTTTTCAAAAGTGCTCGTCGATAGATCCCGGCACCCTTCTTCAGGTGATATTATAGTTGGTGTAATGAATGGAGAATTTATAATTAAGCAGCTATGCATTGCCTATGGAACAGTGATGCTGGTGCCGGGCAATCCCAGGTACAAAACCATTCATGTAACAGAAGAAATGCACTTCTCTGTTTGGGGTGTGGTGACACAAATTTTTATTGACCCTAAAAATATAATCTGA
- a CDS encoding T9SS type A sorting domain-containing protein, with amino-acid sequence MKTKPYFLLLLLISITVLQTNAYPFHVSGLTTSTNNQSCNADIHAAKADVTLTTSSESGGDINQGSTSVIVYAVKMKVETADVTVNNIKFTLSGNHDSNDLTTVSAYFNPSSPDLTGASFLNSTAATFAAPHTYSLSINRTLTAGTSGYFIVTVNVSNTATDNHTVQVNGATDPVIFGFTASVILDDQQSNKANAFKIQAADVTLTSSSVSAMDVNQGTVSVIVYSVKMSVATEPVTANNITFTLSRNHDNNDLSTVSVYFNPSSPDLTGASFLNSTAAAFAAPHTYILSINRTIAAGDHGYFIVTVNVSNTATDNHTVQVNGDTDPVIFGFATAPNVDDQQSNKAKAQKIQAADVTLTTSSVGANDVNQGAISVIVYAVKMAVATEPVTANNITFTLSGNHDNNDLSTVSVYFNPSSPDLTGASFLNSTAATFAAPHTYTLSINRTIAAGDHGYFIVTVNVSNTATDNHTVQVNGDTDPVIFGFTTAPNVDDQQSNKAKAQKIQAADVTLTTSSISAGNILQGSVSNIIYAVKMVVVTEPVTANNITFTLSGTHDENDLTTASVYFNPSSPDLTGASFLNSTAATFAAPHTYTLSINRTIAEGDHGYFIITVNVSSTASTGKTVTINGSKDPVLFSFTTVPNITDNQSNKAGVKTIKSSQPKIENLNTVVLNGIYPNPAAALFNYSISAKDNQSVTIELTDQYGRIVVSNNLLLSQGVNNLSLNVSDFANGIYYLVATDEAHTLRLKKQLVIQH; translated from the coding sequence ATGAAAACAAAACCTTACTTTTTATTACTTCTATTAATAAGCATAACAGTATTGCAAACAAATGCTTATCCGTTTCATGTATCTGGCTTAACCACATCAACTAATAATCAATCTTGTAACGCTGACATTCATGCTGCAAAAGCTGACGTAACACTAACTACGTCATCAGAATCTGGCGGGGACATCAACCAGGGCAGCACCAGTGTTATTGTATATGCCGTGAAGATGAAAGTGGAAACGGCTGATGTAACTGTGAATAATATTAAATTCACCCTTAGCGGGAATCATGACAGTAATGACCTTACCACAGTAAGTGCTTATTTCAATCCCAGCTCTCCGGATCTTACGGGGGCATCTTTTCTGAATTCCACGGCAGCCACGTTTGCAGCACCGCACACCTATTCTTTAAGCATTAACCGAACACTGACCGCTGGCACCAGCGGCTATTTTATTGTTACGGTAAATGTAAGCAATACAGCCACCGATAACCATACCGTCCAGGTGAACGGAGCCACTGATCCGGTAATATTTGGATTTACTGCTTCAGTAATCTTAGACGATCAGCAATCCAATAAGGCGAATGCCTTTAAGATCCAGGCAGCCGATGTAACACTTACAAGTTCATCAGTAAGTGCTATGGATGTTAACCAGGGCACTGTAAGCGTAATTGTATATTCAGTAAAGATGTCCGTAGCCACTGAGCCTGTAACAGCAAATAATATAACATTCACTTTGAGTAGAAATCATGATAACAATGATCTTTCCACGGTAAGTGTATACTTCAATCCCAGTTCACCCGATCTTACCGGCGCATCATTCCTGAATTCAACAGCTGCCGCATTCGCAGCGCCGCACACCTATATCTTGAGCATCAATCGTACTATTGCAGCAGGCGATCACGGCTATTTTATTGTTACGGTAAACGTCAGTAATACCGCTACCGACAACCACACTGTTCAGGTAAACGGAGACACTGACCCTGTAATTTTCGGATTTGCCACTGCGCCGAATGTAGACGATCAGCAGTCTAATAAAGCGAAAGCTCAGAAGATACAGGCAGCCGATGTAACGTTGACTACCTCATCCGTAGGTGCTAATGATGTTAACCAGGGCGCCATCAGTGTCATTGTGTATGCAGTGAAAATGGCGGTAGCCACCGAGCCTGTAACAGCAAATAATATAACATTCACTTTGAGTGGAAATCATGATAACAATGATCTCTCCACGGTAAGTGTATACTTCAATCCCAGTTCACCCGATCTTACCGGCGCATCCTTCCTGAATTCAACAGCTGCAACGTTCGCAGCGCCGCACACCTATACCTTGAGCATCAATCGTACTATTGCAGCAGGCGATCACGGCTATTTTATTGTTACGGTAAACGTCAGTAATACCGCTACCGACAACCACACTGTTCAGGTAAACGGAGACACTGACCCTGTAATTTTCGGATTTACCACTGCGCCGAATGTAGACGATCAGCAGTCTAATAAAGCGAAAGCTCAGAAGATACAGGCGGCTGATGTAACATTAACTACTTCATCCATTTCAGCTGGAAATATTCTGCAGGGAAGTGTCAGTAATATTATATATGCCGTAAAAATGGTGGTGGTAACTGAGCCGGTAACAGCGAATAATATAACCTTCACATTAAGCGGTACTCATGACGAGAATGACCTTACTACGGCAAGCGTATACTTTAATCCCAGTTCGCCGGATCTCACGGGGGCATCATTCCTGAATTCAACAGCTGCCACGTTCGCAGCGCCGCACACCTATACCTTAAGTATAAACCGTACTATAGCCGAAGGTGATCATGGGTATTTTATTATTACCGTTAATGTAAGTTCTACTGCCAGCACCGGTAAAACAGTAACTATTAACGGAAGCAAAGACCCGGTTCTATTCTCCTTTACCACTGTGCCCAATATCACCGATAACCAGAGCAATAAGGCAGGTGTTAAAACCATTAAATCTTCTCAGCCAAAAATTGAAAATTTGAATACGGTGGTGTTGAATGGAATTTATCCAAACCCTGCTGCTGCTTTATTTAATTATTCTATTTCAGCAAAGGATAACCAATCTGTTACTATAGAGTTAACAGATCAGTATGGCAGAATCGTGGTTAGTAATAATTTACTCCTGAGCCAGGGTGTAAACAACCTCAGCCTGAATGTTTCGGATTTTGCTAATGGCATCTATTACTTAGTTGCAACAGATGAGGCACATACCTTAAGATTGAAGAAACAATTGGTAATTCAGCATTAA
- a CDS encoding DUF4331 family protein — protein sequence MTYASSKHDCVVASSHREAPLISNDPLADNTDVYAFRSPDDTTSITIIAGYVPLELPQGGPNYYSFGENIAYDIHIKNNPTTTGDDIIYRFKFKQTNEDPTTFFNIRLGKQNLKTTYDCSVSSAGKPFKSIITGGVVPPNNIGPRSIEDPVVGLGTNYEKLFKDAITPSTGRGGEMVYCGPADDPFFVDLGGIFDLAHTRAGGTGVNQPIDAVACHNVHVIAMKIPIKTLQMDHKSSNGARSILDPDYVIGVWASASRPKIAKLREDGTPGYHYQLPYVQVSRLGMPLTNEAIIPIGDKDYWNSQTPYNDGDFEKYFTNPELALYMDDDQFGPLVPAFDALRVQESSQTVLGTVDFTDYADGLFVLYGDPATLGTALDPALYGDYLLRKNQPRSVDILPIFNTGVPNLAPYQLATGKPSGNPLAPGKPFVNNFLPTFGDMLRLNMAVPITKRNSPDFSTEGLLQAAVLGLTDPRYNTNTDLQNIPNMDGFPNGRRLEDDVTRIELQAVSGIVLAAIGLGYDDFNIGESLVTPDLLGVLGYTTGVEKNDTTLRSSFPYVQVPWSGFGKCSGPNGIYMSGGRDAGVLEIGSPELVAMSYPNPFSSYTNFKYHLSGDARVTIRVVDLTGKTVSIVEDGYKKAGNYLTTWNTVNNLPEGIYIATIAYNGITMSTMKINHVK from the coding sequence ATGACTTATGCAAGTTCAAAGCACGATTGCGTAGTGGCATCAAGTCACCGTGAGGCACCGCTGATCTCGAACGATCCGCTTGCCGATAATACGGATGTTTACGCATTCCGTAGTCCGGACGATACAACTTCCATCACTATTATTGCCGGTTACGTTCCTCTTGAATTACCGCAAGGTGGCCCGAATTATTACTCTTTCGGGGAAAACATTGCGTACGATATTCATATAAAAAACAATCCTACTACTACTGGTGATGATATCATATATCGTTTTAAATTCAAGCAAACAAATGAAGATCCTACTACTTTCTTTAACATTCGTCTTGGTAAGCAAAATCTGAAAACCACTTACGATTGTTCAGTTAGCAGTGCAGGAAAGCCCTTTAAAAGTATAATTACTGGTGGAGTAGTTCCTCCTAATAACATTGGTCCTCGTTCTATTGAAGATCCGGTTGTTGGTTTGGGAACCAACTATGAAAAGCTTTTTAAAGATGCAATCACTCCCTCAACAGGTCGTGGTGGAGAAATGGTGTATTGTGGTCCAGCTGATGATCCATTTTTTGTGGATCTGGGTGGAATTTTTGATCTTGCCCATACTCGGGCAGGTGGCACTGGCGTAAATCAACCGATAGACGCTGTTGCCTGTCATAATGTGCATGTTATCGCCATGAAGATTCCTATTAAAACGTTGCAGATGGATCACAAATCCTCCAATGGAGCAAGAAGTATTCTAGACCCTGATTATGTAATCGGAGTATGGGCATCAGCTTCCCGTCCGAAAATTGCAAAGCTTCGGGAGGATGGAACTCCGGGTTACCACTATCAATTACCTTATGTTCAGGTATCCCGTTTAGGAATGCCATTAACAAATGAAGCAATTATCCCTATTGGTGATAAGGATTACTGGAATTCACAAACACCTTACAACGACGGTGATTTCGAAAAGTACTTCACAAATCCGGAGTTAGCATTATATATGGATGATGATCAGTTTGGGCCCTTAGTTCCTGCTTTTGATGCTCTTCGTGTTCAGGAATCTTCACAGACAGTATTGGGAACAGTTGACTTTACTGATTATGCGGACGGATTGTTTGTGCTGTATGGTGATCCGGCTACATTAGGAACAGCTCTGGATCCTGCTTTGTATGGTGATTATTTGCTCCGCAAAAATCAACCCCGGTCAGTTGATATCCTTCCTATTTTTAATACTGGTGTACCTAACCTGGCACCTTATCAGCTTGCAACCGGGAAACCTTCCGGCAATCCTTTAGCACCTGGTAAACCCTTTGTAAATAACTTCCTGCCTACCTTTGGTGATATGCTTCGCCTGAATATGGCAGTTCCTATAACAAAGCGAAACAGCCCTGATTTCAGCACAGAAGGACTTCTTCAAGCTGCAGTTTTAGGTTTAACAGACCCACGATACAATACTAATACTGACCTTCAAAACATTCCGAATATGGATGGATTCCCTAACGGAAGACGTCTTGAAGATGATGTCACGCGTATTGAATTGCAGGCAGTTTCGGGTATTGTGCTGGCAGCAATTGGTTTGGGATATGATGATTTTAACATTGGTGAAAGCCTGGTTACTCCTGATCTGTTAGGAGTGTTGGGATACACTACTGGCGTAGAAAAGAATGATACTACCCTGCGTTCTTCTTTCCCTTATGTTCAGGTTCCATGGAGCGGTTTTGGTAAGTGCAGCGGGCCAAATGGAATTTACATGTCTGGCGGAAGAGATGCTGGTGTATTGGAGATCGGTTCACCTGAATTGGTAGCAATGAGCTATCCAAATCCATTTTCCAGCTATACTAATTTCAAATATCATTTAAGCGGTGATGCAAGAGTTACCATCAGAGTAGTGGATCTTACCGGTAAAACGGTATCAATAGTTGAAGATGGCTATAAAAAAGCTGGTAACTATTTGACTACCTGGAATACTGTAAATAATTTACCTGAAGGAATATACATTGCAACGATAGCTTACAATGGAATTACTATGTCAACAATGAAGATTAACCATGTGAAATAA